In one window of Nocardia brasiliensis DNA:
- a CDS encoding CPBP family glutamic-type intramembrane protease, with protein sequence MTPGRQDAPPASDRRRQARRGIGVFLVLLVTLSAPAAVFTLATRSELGVLLLMWAPGVAALIARVVLREGFDDISLHLGGSRGRRACLLALGYPVAVAAIAYGVGWLTGLAEYTTPNGQAPGWHAFVAQLLIGLVIGTTVGMLFALGEELGWRGYLLTRLVDAGIPQPILVGGLIWAVWHLPLIIGGSYLGGHGGSVAVIAPLFVIQIVVVSYVFARVRLDTGSIWPAVVLHGTWNEVIQSVFDTHTAGERAWLWLGEQGLLLLAANAIGAFLLYRRPGSFLRQPLSIPPGNGS encoded by the coding sequence ATGACACCAGGGCGCCAGGACGCACCACCGGCATCGGACCGCCGCCGCCAGGCCCGCCGCGGTATCGGGGTCTTCCTCGTCCTGCTGGTCACGCTGTCCGCGCCTGCCGCGGTGTTCACCCTCGCGACGCGCAGCGAACTCGGCGTGCTGCTGCTCATGTGGGCACCCGGCGTCGCCGCGCTCATCGCCCGCGTGGTGCTGCGCGAGGGTTTCGACGACATCTCGCTGCACCTTGGCGGCTCGCGCGGCCGACGGGCCTGCCTGCTCGCGCTCGGCTATCCGGTGGCCGTCGCCGCGATCGCCTACGGCGTCGGCTGGCTCACCGGGCTCGCCGAGTACACGACCCCGAACGGCCAGGCCCCCGGATGGCACGCCTTCGTCGCGCAACTGCTCATCGGCCTGGTGATCGGCACCACCGTCGGCATGCTGTTCGCGCTCGGCGAGGAATTGGGGTGGCGTGGCTATCTGCTCACCCGGCTCGTCGACGCGGGCATACCGCAGCCAATCTTGGTGGGCGGACTGATCTGGGCCGTTTGGCATCTGCCGTTGATCATCGGCGGTTCCTATCTCGGCGGGCACGGCGGCTCCGTCGCGGTGATCGCGCCGCTGTTCGTGATTCAGATTGTCGTGGTCTCCTATGTGTTCGCGCGGGTGCGATTGGACACCGGCAGCATTTGGCCCGCGGTCGTGCTGCACGGCACGTGGAACGAGGTGATCCAATCCGTCTTCGATACGCACACCGCGGGCGAGCGGGCCTGGCTGTGGCTCGGCGAACAAGGATTACTGCTGCTGGCCGCCAATGCGATCGGCGCATTCCTGCTCTATCGACGGCCCGGAAGTTTCCTGCGCCAACCGCTTTCGATCCCGCCGGGAAATGGCAGCTGA
- a CDS encoding ABC transporter ATP-binding protein translates to MTEVTSRPAPPTPERTVTGADIKLDAVVKRYRGQDAPAVERLDLEIDAGVIVAFVGPSGCGKTTTLKMINRLIEPTEGRIFIGGRDVTREDPDKLRQSIGYVIQSGGLFPHWSVAKNVGAIPRVLGWDKKRIAERTEYLLDLVGLDPATFADRLPKDMSGGQQQRVGVARALAADPPVLLMDEPFGAVDPITRVRLQDSLIAIQHELGKTIVIVTHDFEEATKLGDKVLILSEGGHVEQYASPEEILTDPATPFVEEFVGSGAKLAYLTVSRVRDVAYDNVVTARVGEPAQGVIQRAMAAGHTWVVVVDESGRPRSWPSLTELATKPEVSDFLDRRLPVIARSSTLNDALDAMLAASQGAALVTDGRGAVVGALSIGTVTETIQAKLAEVRADEPDLSYETYVDGTDPAPTPVVAADDEPATAEPA, encoded by the coding sequence ATGACCGAAGTGACCAGCCGCCCCGCTCCGCCCACACCCGAGCGCACCGTGACCGGCGCCGACATCAAGCTCGACGCGGTCGTCAAGCGGTATCGGGGCCAGGACGCGCCCGCGGTCGAGCGCCTCGATCTGGAGATCGACGCCGGCGTCATCGTCGCGTTCGTCGGTCCGTCCGGCTGCGGCAAGACCACCACGTTGAAGATGATCAACCGGTTGATCGAGCCGACCGAGGGCCGGATCTTCATCGGCGGCCGCGATGTCACCCGCGAGGACCCGGACAAGCTGCGTCAGTCGATCGGATACGTGATCCAGTCCGGCGGCCTGTTCCCGCACTGGTCGGTCGCCAAGAACGTCGGCGCCATCCCGCGGGTGCTCGGCTGGGACAAGAAGCGCATCGCCGAACGCACCGAGTACCTGCTCGATCTCGTCGGGCTCGACCCGGCCACGTTCGCCGACCGGCTGCCCAAGGACATGTCGGGCGGTCAGCAGCAGCGCGTCGGGGTCGCCCGCGCGCTCGCCGCCGATCCGCCGGTGCTGCTGATGGACGAGCCGTTCGGCGCGGTCGACCCGATCACCCGGGTTCGCCTGCAGGACAGCCTGATCGCGATCCAGCACGAGCTCGGCAAGACCATCGTGATCGTCACCCACGATTTCGAGGAGGCGACCAAGCTCGGCGACAAGGTGCTGATCCTGTCCGAGGGCGGGCACGTCGAGCAGTACGCCAGCCCGGAGGAAATCCTCACCGACCCGGCCACCCCGTTCGTCGAGGAATTCGTCGGATCCGGCGCGAAGCTGGCCTATCTCACGGTGTCGCGGGTGCGCGACGTCGCGTACGACAACGTGGTGACCGCACGGGTCGGCGAACCAGCGCAGGGCGTGATCCAGCGCGCGATGGCGGCCGGGCACACCTGGGTCGTGGTCGTCGACGAGTCGGGCAGGCCGCGCTCGTGGCCCTCGCTCACCGAGTTGGCGACCAAACCGGAGGTCTCCGACTTCCTCGATCGACGCCTTCCGGTGATCGCGCGCTCGTCCACGCTCAACGACGCGCTCGACGCGATGCTCGCGGCCAGCCAGGGGGCCGCGCTCGTCACCGACGGCCGCGGCGCCGTGGTCGGCGCGCTCAGCATCGGCACGGTGACCGAGACGATCCAGGCCAAGCTCGCCGAGGTGCGCGCGGACGAGCCCGATCTCTCCTACGAAACCTATGTCGACGGCACCGATCCCGCGCCGACGCCGGTGGTCGCCGCCGACGACGAACCCGCAACGGCCGAGCCCGCATGA
- a CDS encoding dioxygenase, translated as MTTRMPVVYLSHGAPPLADDPRWPGELAAWSARLPKPEAVLMISAHWEDAPLAVGATTTVPLVYDFWGFPQHYYEVTYPAPGAPQLADDVRKLLRGPGLSVHDVPDRGLDHGAYVPLVEMYPAADVPVLQLSMPTLDPSGLLELGRKLAPLRDQGVLIVGSGFFTHNLRALTQDGSVHPVMAEFDDWGRRALAAGDVDALLDFEKKAPAAAAAHPRTEHFAPLFVSLGAAEADLATQRSVIDGFWNGLAKRSVQFG; from the coding sequence ATGACCACGCGTATGCCGGTGGTGTACCTCTCGCACGGCGCCCCGCCGCTGGCCGACGACCCGCGCTGGCCGGGGGAACTCGCGGCCTGGTCCGCGCGGTTGCCGAAACCCGAGGCGGTGCTGATGATCTCGGCGCACTGGGAGGACGCCCCGCTCGCGGTCGGCGCGACGACGACGGTTCCGCTGGTCTACGACTTCTGGGGCTTTCCGCAGCACTACTACGAGGTGACCTATCCGGCGCCCGGTGCGCCGCAACTCGCCGACGACGTGCGCAAACTGCTGCGCGGGCCGGGACTGTCGGTGCACGACGTGCCCGATCGCGGCCTCGACCACGGGGCGTACGTCCCGCTGGTGGAGATGTATCCGGCGGCCGACGTGCCGGTGCTGCAACTGTCGATGCCGACGCTCGACCCGTCCGGCCTGCTCGAGCTCGGGCGCAAACTCGCGCCGCTGCGCGATCAAGGGGTGCTGATCGTCGGCAGCGGCTTCTTCACCCACAATCTGCGCGCGCTGACCCAGGACGGCTCGGTGCATCCGGTGATGGCCGAATTCGACGACTGGGGTCGCCGGGCACTGGCCGCGGGCGATGTCGACGCGCTGCTCGACTTCGAGAAGAAGGCGCCTGCCGCGGCCGCAGCGCACCCGCGGACCGAGCACTTCGCACCGCTGTTCGTCTCGCTCGGCGCGGCCGAGGCCGACCTGGCCACCCAGCGCAGCGTGATCGACGGCTTCTGGAACGGCTTGGCCAAGCGTTCCGTCCAATTCGGCTGA
- a CDS encoding MarR family winged helix-turn-helix transcriptional regulator yields the protein MGEPRWLDDEEMRTWQAFLASTALLNRRIEQQLKEDAQLSHTQYEVLVRLADAPGDALRMTELSAALFTSKSGLTYQIGQLEKAGFVRRTPAPDDPRGIIATLTPAGRRKLRAAAPGHVALVRELLIDVLTPQQRKAIADGLGKVAADLT from the coding sequence GTGGGTGAGCCACGGTGGCTCGACGACGAAGAGATGCGGACCTGGCAGGCGTTCCTCGCCTCGACGGCACTGCTGAATCGCCGGATCGAACAGCAGCTCAAAGAGGACGCCCAGCTCTCGCACACCCAGTACGAGGTGCTCGTGCGGCTCGCGGACGCCCCCGGCGACGCGCTGCGCATGACCGAACTCTCCGCCGCCCTGTTCACCTCCAAGAGCGGCCTCACCTATCAGATCGGCCAACTGGAGAAGGCGGGCTTCGTGCGCCGCACCCCGGCCCCCGACGACCCCCGCGGCATCATCGCCACCCTCACCCCGGCCGGCCGTCGCAAGCTGCGCGCCGCCGCCCCCGGCCACGTCGCCCTGGTCCGCGAACTCCTGATCGACGTCCTCACCCCCCAGCAACGCAAAGCCATCGCCGACGGCCTCGGCAAGGTCGCCGCCGACCTCACCTGA
- a CDS encoding glycine betaine ABC transporter substrate-binding protein produces the protein MSSARLTTLLAALVVTTSMLTGCGLVSSSGTFHDARLPDDAQPLDGARLVVTSKSFTEGVLLGKITATYLGAAGAKVTDLTGAPGSASSRQAQLNGDADILWEYTGTGWVNYHNQTETIADPQQLWQRVHDLEKSEHDLVWLPPSNFNDTYAFGASTPNAERLRVKSLSDVTGLPVADRTFCVDDEFFSRSDGFIPMLQKYGIPYNDPNGVPSGNVTRMDAGVVYTATAKGAPCNFGMIYTTDGRVKNLNLVVLDDDREFFLPYSGTAVVRGAVLDRHPELRPLLATISEHLTDDLMQELNGRVDIDGEDPADVAYDWLKSQKLIA, from the coding sequence ATGAGCTCGGCGCGGCTCACGACGCTGCTCGCCGCGCTGGTCGTGACGACCTCCATGCTCACCGGGTGCGGCCTGGTCAGTTCGTCGGGCACCTTCCACGACGCACGGCTGCCCGACGACGCGCAACCGCTGGACGGCGCGCGACTGGTCGTCACCTCGAAGAGCTTCACCGAGGGCGTGCTGCTCGGCAAGATCACCGCGACGTATCTGGGCGCGGCGGGGGCGAAGGTCACCGACCTCACCGGGGCGCCGGGTTCCGCGTCCTCGCGGCAGGCCCAGCTCAACGGCGACGCCGACATCCTGTGGGAATACACCGGCACCGGCTGGGTCAACTACCACAACCAGACCGAGACGATCGCCGACCCGCAGCAGCTCTGGCAGCGCGTGCACGACCTGGAGAAGAGCGAGCACGACCTGGTCTGGCTGCCGCCGTCGAACTTCAACGACACCTACGCCTTCGGCGCGTCGACTCCGAATGCCGAACGCCTGCGGGTGAAATCGCTGTCCGATGTGACGGGCCTGCCGGTCGCCGACCGCACCTTCTGTGTCGACGACGAATTCTTCAGCCGTTCCGACGGTTTCATCCCGATGCTGCAGAAGTACGGTATCCCGTACAACGATCCGAACGGCGTCCCCTCCGGCAACGTGACCCGCATGGACGCGGGCGTGGTCTACACCGCCACCGCCAAGGGCGCGCCCTGCAATTTCGGCATGATCTACACCACCGACGGCCGGGTGAAAAACCTGAATCTCGTTGTCCTCGACGACGACCGCGAGTTCTTCCTCCCCTACAGCGGCACCGCGGTCGTGCGCGGCGCCGTCCTCGACCGCCACCCCGAACTGCGCCCTCTGCTCGCCACCATCTCCGAACATCTCACCGACGACCTCATGCAAGAACTCAACGGCCGCGTCGACATCGACGGCGAAGACCCTGCCGACGTCGCCTACGACTGGCTCAAATCCCAGAAACTGATCGCCTGA
- a CDS encoding TauD/TfdA dioxygenase family protein, with protein sequence MSVQVVKLGAHIGARIDGVRLGGGLDNATVATLRAALNEHKVIFFREQQHLTEDGQYEFAELLGTPTTPHPTLTSAGVKSLAIDSHHGRSNTWHTDVTFVDRVPKASILRAVTLPSYGGATTWASTVAAYNSLPEPLRRLAESLRARHTNRYDYAATTEDRPDESVQAYRREFESTYFETEHPVVRVHPETGERALLLGCFVNRIVGLSSSESQALFRLFQDRVTRLEHTVRWDWSLGDVAIWDNRATQHYAIDDYDGAEHRRLTRITLAGDIPVGVDGSSSTVIAGNAESYSTVDPLTTAA encoded by the coding sequence ATGTCGGTGCAGGTGGTCAAGCTCGGTGCGCACATCGGCGCTCGAATCGACGGCGTCCGGCTCGGCGGTGGGCTCGACAACGCGACCGTCGCCACGCTGCGCGCCGCGCTCAACGAGCACAAGGTGATCTTCTTCCGCGAGCAGCAGCACCTGACCGAGGACGGGCAGTACGAATTCGCCGAGCTGCTCGGTACGCCGACCACCCCGCATCCGACGCTCACCTCGGCGGGGGTGAAGAGCCTGGCCATCGACTCCCACCACGGCCGCTCCAACACCTGGCACACCGACGTCACCTTCGTCGACCGCGTGCCGAAGGCGTCGATCCTGCGCGCGGTCACCTTGCCGAGCTACGGCGGCGCGACCACGTGGGCCTCGACCGTCGCCGCCTACAACTCGCTGCCGGAACCGCTGCGGCGGCTGGCCGAGAGCCTGCGCGCCCGGCACACCAACCGTTACGACTACGCGGCCACCACCGAGGACCGCCCGGACGAGAGCGTTCAGGCCTACCGTCGCGAGTTCGAGTCGACCTACTTCGAGACCGAGCATCCGGTGGTCCGGGTGCACCCGGAGACCGGCGAGCGCGCGTTGCTGCTCGGCTGCTTCGTGAACCGGATCGTCGGCCTGTCCAGCAGCGAGTCGCAGGCGCTTTTCCGGTTGTTCCAGGATCGCGTGACTCGCCTCGAACACACCGTGCGGTGGGACTGGTCGCTCGGCGACGTGGCGATCTGGGACAACCGTGCCACCCAGCACTACGCGATCGACGACTACGACGGCGCCGAACACCGCAGGCTCACCCGGATCACGCTGGCCGGCGACATCCCGGTGGGCGTCGACGGGTCGAGCAGCACCGTCATCGCGGGCAACGCCGAGTCGTACTCGACCGTCGATCCCCTCACCACGGCGGCGTGA
- a CDS encoding TIGR03086 family metal-binding protein, translating into MAELTVTPADRYRALAQTFTQKVAAVPASRWDAESPCEGWTAREVVRHVIDSQRDIVRVVGLELPPGPSVDDDPAAAWAATRTAVQDILDDPARATLEYDGHFGRTDLAATIERFYCFDLVVHGWDIAQATGIDTTIPAADLAWVDQVAHSLGDSLRMPGVCGPVIDVPADADEQTRVLAFLGRAN; encoded by the coding sequence ATGGCCGAACTCACTGTCACTCCCGCCGACCGTTACCGCGCGCTGGCACAGACGTTCACCCAGAAGGTCGCGGCCGTCCCGGCGTCACGCTGGGACGCCGAGTCGCCGTGCGAGGGCTGGACCGCGCGCGAGGTCGTCCGCCACGTCATCGACAGCCAGCGCGACATCGTGCGCGTGGTCGGGCTCGAGCTGCCACCTGGACCGTCCGTCGACGACGATCCGGCCGCGGCCTGGGCCGCGACCCGCACCGCGGTGCAGGACATTCTCGACGATCCGGCGCGCGCCACCCTCGAATACGACGGCCACTTCGGCCGCACCGACCTCGCCGCGACGATCGAGCGCTTCTACTGTTTCGATCTCGTGGTGCACGGCTGGGACATCGCCCAGGCCACCGGCATCGACACCACCATCCCCGCGGCGGATCTCGCCTGGGTCGACCAGGTGGCGCACTCGCTCGGCGACTCGCTGCGTATGCCGGGCGTTTGCGGACCTGTTATCGACGTCCCCGCCGACGCCGACGAGCAAACCCGCGTGCTCGCCTTCCTCGGGCGCGCGAACTGA
- a CDS encoding DoxX family protein, translating into MSSTATPSSTAPAPDHVASDHAATPHAYDAGLLVLRVAVGLTMAAHGAQKLFGWFGGGGLAGTGKYFAGNGYPAGEAMAFVAGVTETFGGLALALGLLTPLAGAAVVGTMLNAIAVKGAGAFFAPKGIEYELILTAAAAALTLTGPGRYALDRFVPVLRQHRLVYGLAAIVLAVLAAGAVLVVRT; encoded by the coding sequence ATGAGTTCCACCGCAACACCGTCGAGCACCGCACCCGCGCCGGATCACGTGGCGTCGGACCATGCCGCGACCCCGCACGCCTACGACGCCGGCCTGCTCGTGCTGCGCGTCGCGGTCGGGCTGACGATGGCCGCACACGGCGCGCAGAAGCTGTTCGGCTGGTTCGGTGGCGGGGGACTGGCCGGGACCGGAAAGTACTTCGCGGGCAACGGGTATCCGGCCGGTGAGGCGATGGCCTTCGTCGCGGGCGTGACCGAGACGTTCGGCGGGCTGGCGCTCGCCCTCGGTCTGCTCACCCCGCTGGCCGGGGCCGCCGTGGTCGGCACCATGCTCAACGCCATCGCGGTCAAGGGCGCCGGCGCCTTCTTCGCGCCGAAGGGCATCGAATACGAACTGATCCTCACCGCGGCCGCCGCCGCTCTGACGCTGACCGGTCCCGGTCGCTACGCGCTCGACCGTTTCGTGCCGGTGCTGCGTCAGCACCGCCTGGTCTACGGTCTCGCCGCCATCGTGCTCGCCGTGCTGGCCGCCGGGGCGGTGCTCGTCGTGCGGACGTAG
- a CDS encoding DUF1206 domain-containing protein gives MIQTKATSAARRIAQHRVFERFARAGFVMTGIVHLIIGYIAIRVALGGSGGTADQSGAMRELAAEPGGPLVLWVGAVAFLMLALWRLVEAVLGSASEPDDESTKAEAFHRVKALSLAVIYGVFAVSAYGFARGSGKSSSGESTGLAARVLQHTAGAVALVLAGLIIIGVGGYHVYKGVTRKFVNDLAGGTGKLVRRLGAAGYLAKGLAVAAIGVLVILAATESEPEKAAGLDGALKTLGAQPFGMVLLIIAGLGISTYGVYAFVMARYAKM, from the coding sequence ATGATCCAGACCAAGGCGACCAGCGCGGCGCGGCGCATCGCCCAGCATCGCGTCTTCGAACGCTTCGCCCGCGCCGGCTTCGTGATGACCGGCATCGTGCACCTGATCATCGGTTACATCGCCATCCGTGTCGCGCTGGGCGGATCGGGCGGCACCGCGGACCAATCCGGGGCGATGCGGGAGCTGGCGGCCGAACCAGGCGGCCCGCTGGTGCTGTGGGTAGGCGCGGTGGCCTTCCTGATGCTCGCGCTGTGGCGGCTGGTCGAGGCGGTGCTCGGCAGCGCCTCCGAGCCGGACGACGAGAGCACGAAGGCGGAGGCGTTCCATCGGGTGAAGGCGTTGTCGCTCGCGGTGATCTACGGCGTGTTCGCGGTCTCCGCCTATGGTTTCGCGCGCGGCAGTGGCAAGTCCAGCAGCGGTGAGAGCACCGGGTTGGCGGCACGCGTGCTGCAGCACACGGCGGGCGCGGTCGCCCTGGTCCTCGCCGGCCTGATCATCATCGGGGTGGGCGGCTACCACGTGTACAAGGGCGTCACGCGCAAGTTCGTGAACGATTTGGCCGGTGGCACAGGCAAACTCGTGCGCCGACTCGGTGCCGCGGGCTATCTCGCCAAGGGCTTGGCCGTCGCCGCCATCGGCGTCCTGGTGATCCTGGCCGCCACCGAATCCGAGCCCGAGAAGGCCGCCGGACTCGACGGCGCCCTGAAAACCCTAGGCGCCCAACCCTTCGGCATGGTCCTGCTGATCATCGCGGGCCTCGGCATCAGCACCTACGGTGTCTATGCCTTCGTCATGGCCCGCTACGCCAAGATGTAG
- the mgrA gene encoding L-glyceraldehyde 3-phosphate reductase — translation MTYAPEPTRYDGPMRYRRSGRSGLDLPLLSLGFWHNFGDDRPYGTQREIALRAFDLGITHFDLANNYGPPYGSAEINAGRILREDLARHRDELVLSTKAGWDMWPGPYGQGGGSRKYVLASLDQSLSRLGVDYVDIFYSHRFDPTTPLEETAAALNTAVRQGKALYVGISSYTARDSRTMAALLRELGTPLLIHQPSYSMLNRWIETVGLLDAAAADGFGVIGFTALAQGMLTSKYLDGIPPQSRAAQDKSFQNELLTPAMIERLRKLDALAQRRGQTLAQLALAWALRDERVTSLVIGASTTGQLEQNVGALDRLEFETEELAEIDALLDDDGAVDLWRAARQGSL, via the coding sequence ATGACATACGCTCCCGAACCCACCAGGTACGACGGGCCGATGCGGTATCGGCGGTCGGGGCGGTCCGGGCTGGATCTGCCGCTGCTCTCGCTCGGCTTCTGGCACAACTTCGGTGACGATCGGCCTTATGGCACGCAACGCGAGATCGCATTGCGTGCCTTCGATCTCGGTATCACCCATTTCGACCTGGCGAACAACTACGGGCCGCCGTACGGGTCGGCCGAGATCAACGCGGGCCGCATCCTGCGCGAGGATCTGGCCCGGCATCGCGACGAGCTCGTGCTGTCCACGAAAGCGGGCTGGGACATGTGGCCCGGACCGTACGGGCAGGGCGGCGGATCGCGAAAGTACGTGCTCGCCTCGCTCGACCAGTCACTTTCCCGGCTCGGGGTCGACTACGTCGACATCTTCTATTCGCATCGGTTCGACCCGACGACGCCGCTGGAGGAGACCGCGGCGGCGCTGAATACCGCCGTCCGGCAAGGTAAAGCGCTGTACGTCGGGATCTCGTCGTACACCGCGCGGGATTCGCGCACCATGGCGGCGCTGCTGCGCGAACTCGGCACGCCGCTGCTCATCCACCAACCGTCGTATTCGATGCTCAACCGCTGGATCGAGACCGTAGGGCTGCTCGATGCCGCCGCCGCGGACGGCTTCGGCGTCATCGGGTTCACCGCGCTCGCCCAGGGCATGCTCACCTCGAAGTATCTCGACGGCATTCCGCCGCAATCGCGCGCCGCCCAGGACAAGTCGTTCCAGAACGAGCTGCTCACCCCGGCGATGATCGAGCGCCTGCGCAAGCTCGACGCGCTCGCCCAGCGCCGCGGCCAGACCCTCGCCCAGCTCGCGCTTGCCTGGGCGTTGCGCGACGAGCGGGTGACCTCGCTGGTCATCGGCGCGTCCACCACCGGCCAGCTCGAGCAGAACGTCGGCGCGCTGGACCGGCTGGAGTTCGAGACGGAGGAGCTGGCCGAGATCGACGCGCTGCTCGACGACGACGGCGCGGTCGACCTGTGGCGCGCCGCGCGCCAGGGTTCGCTCTGA
- a CDS encoding ABC transporter permease, whose translation MSRLRRVPLDVWFEPLIIGVLGLGYVLWYRSTTFTPTEQAALGWDNLQTTILAHIKLTVVATLIVVAIAIPLGIALTRPALERIEPLAVNIANIGQAAPAVGLLVLFTFWLGTGFRTAIVGLVVYAILPILQNTIVGLRQVDHRTIEASRGIGYSGSRTLFQVELPLAVPVILNGVRTALVILVGTATLSTFIGATSLGTLITTGVTLFLPKLLVSGAILVGLLALSIDWLGRLVELAATPRGIS comes from the coding sequence ATGAGCAGGCTGCGGCGGGTGCCGCTCGACGTGTGGTTCGAGCCGCTCATCATCGGCGTGCTCGGTCTCGGCTACGTTCTCTGGTATCGCTCGACCACCTTCACCCCGACCGAGCAGGCGGCACTGGGCTGGGACAACCTGCAGACCACGATCCTGGCCCACATCAAGCTCACCGTAGTCGCGACGCTGATTGTGGTCGCCATCGCGATCCCGCTCGGCATCGCGCTGACCCGGCCCGCGCTCGAGCGGATCGAACCGCTCGCGGTGAACATCGCCAACATCGGACAGGCCGCGCCCGCGGTCGGCCTGCTCGTGCTGTTCACGTTCTGGCTCGGCACCGGATTCCGCACGGCCATCGTCGGGCTCGTCGTGTACGCGATCCTGCCGATCCTGCAGAACACCATCGTCGGCCTGCGGCAGGTCGACCATCGCACCATCGAGGCCTCGCGCGGGATCGGCTACTCCGGCAGCCGGACCCTGTTCCAGGTCGAGTTGCCGCTCGCGGTGCCGGTCATCCTCAACGGGGTACGCACGGCGCTGGTCATCCTGGTCGGCACGGCGACGCTGAGCACATTCATCGGGGCGACCAGCCTCGGCACGCTGATCACCACCGGCGTCACCCTGTTCCTGCCCAAACTGCTCGTCTCCGGCGCGATCCTGGTGGGTCTGCTGGCGTTGAGCATCGACTGGCTCGGCCGACTCGTCGAGCTCGCCGCGACGCCGCGGGGCATCTCATGA
- a CDS encoding ABC transporter permease — translation MNLWSYIRGRGEFLAFLTYQHASLAFQTVLVGTVVAVLVAVAVYRLPLLAALSLTSSRVALTIPSLALLALLLVPFGLGVVPSFLMLAFFAALPVIGNAIVGLRAVPPSVIESAKGIGFSRLRILLTVELPIAWPVILTGIRVSTQMIVGVAAIVAYVLGPGLGSLIFNGLSRLGGANAIEMALTGTILIVLIALVFDALLVLLGRLTIAKGLS, via the coding sequence GTGAACTTATGGAGCTATATCCGGGGTCGGGGCGAATTCCTCGCGTTCCTCACCTATCAGCACGCCTCCCTGGCATTTCAGACCGTGCTGGTCGGCACCGTCGTCGCGGTGCTCGTCGCGGTCGCGGTCTATCGCCTGCCGCTACTCGCCGCGCTCTCGCTCACCTCTAGCCGGGTCGCGCTGACCATTCCGTCGCTGGCGCTGCTCGCCTTGCTGCTGGTGCCCTTCGGATTGGGTGTCGTTCCTTCGTTTCTCATGCTCGCGTTCTTCGCGGCACTGCCGGTGATCGGGAACGCGATCGTGGGTTTGCGCGCGGTGCCGCCCTCGGTGATCGAATCCGCCAAGGGCATCGGCTTTTCCCGATTGCGCATCCTGCTCACCGTCGAGTTGCCGATCGCCTGGCCGGTGATCCTCACCGGCATCCGGGTCTCGACCCAGATGATCGTCGGCGTGGCCGCCATCGTCGCATACGTGCTCGGGCCCGGCCTCGGGTCGCTGATCTTCAACGGCCTGTCCCGGCTCGGCGGCGCCAATGCCATCGAGATGGCGTTGACCGGCACCATCCTCATCGTCCTCATCGCGTTGGTGTTCGACGCACTCCTCGTCCTGCTCGGCCGCCTCACGATCGCAAAGGGACTGTCATGA
- a CDS encoding class I SAM-dependent methyltransferase — protein sequence MENEGPSRTALTTAYARAYHQIADQPLILTDPLAARLLGVSADELVAAAGSGGDDVLGVLRLGVSDRPRRLFFAARARFAEDRVAEAVAAGVRQVVILGAGLDTFAYRNPHPGLSVFEVDHPATQAWKRERLAASGIDLPERATFVPVDFETDLLATQLADAGFRRTEPAVFVWLGVVFYLTPDAARATLEYIAGQSERVEVVFDYLADTDEDRAQLQARAERAAAVGEPWFSYFTPGDLTVQLRALGLCDVEDRSAADLIAGYLGGETEFTDEQSTALRPVRMLRASR from the coding sequence ATGGAGAACGAGGGACCGAGCCGGACCGCGCTCACGACCGCCTACGCCCGTGCCTACCATCAAATCGCCGACCAGCCACTGATTCTCACCGACCCGCTGGCGGCGCGTCTGCTGGGTGTCAGCGCCGATGAGTTGGTTGCCGCGGCCGGGTCCGGCGGCGACGACGTCCTAGGGGTGCTGCGGCTGGGCGTGAGTGATCGGCCGCGGCGGCTGTTCTTCGCCGCGCGTGCCCGTTTCGCCGAGGATCGCGTTGCCGAGGCGGTCGCGGCGGGTGTGCGGCAGGTGGTGATCCTCGGCGCGGGCCTGGACACCTTCGCCTACCGCAACCCGCATCCCGGGCTGTCCGTCTTCGAGGTCGACCATCCCGCGACCCAGGCGTGGAAGCGCGAGCGCCTCGCCGCGTCCGGTATCGACCTGCCGGAACGGGCGACCTTCGTCCCGGTCGACTTCGAAACCGATCTTCTGGCAACGCAACTTGCGGACGCGGGGTTCCGCCGGACCGAACCGGCGGTGTTCGTGTGGCTCGGCGTCGTGTTCTACCTGACCCCGGACGCCGCCCGCGCGACCCTCGAATACATTGCGGGACAATCGGAGCGGGTCGAGGTGGTCTTCGATTATCTGGCCGACACCGACGAGGACCGCGCGCAACTACAGGCGCGGGCGGAGCGAGCGGCGGCCGTCGGCGAACCGTGGTTCAGCTACTTCACCCCGGGCGATCTGACCGTACAGCTTCGCGCCCTCGGTTTGTGCGACGTCGAGGACCGCTCCGCCGCCGACCTCATCGCCGGATACCTGGGTGGCGAAACAGAATTCACCGACGAACAGTCCACCGCGCTGCGTCCGGTCCGCATGCTCCGCGCGAGCCGTTAG